Proteins from one Anopheles nili chromosome 2, idAnoNiliSN_F5_01, whole genome shotgun sequence genomic window:
- the LOC128727141 gene encoding transcription factor SOX-4-like codes for MAGISSTAASSVLSPSSSSAALFSGGAFSSMLSGSTGAGLGSSIAGVCSTGSTGGSMYDKKAMSSCRYQQEKSSLGQLAASASVGDYFPENAGVGSGSAAAAVAAAAAAASRMLGHGSPIVPPSAYSSFQESALAAAAAATQHQLHSHHSQQQQQAHIQPQQVAVNNSLFSPHFATSSPYPSMQVGSSGSSSISAYETSTAARSCALPSPTIYPPTPPPSAPWIHPWYGGDTF; via the coding sequence ATGGCAGGGATTTCATCCACCGCCGCCTCATCGGTACTCTCCCCGTCGAGTAGTTCCGCGGCGTTGTTTTCCGGGGGTGCTTTCAGCTCGATGCTAAGCGGCAGCACGGGAGCAGGACTCGGAAGCAGCATAGCCGGGGTTTGCTCCACCGGCAGCACCGGCGGAAGTATGTATGATAAAAAGGCGATGTCATCTTGCCGCTATCAGCAAGAGAAATCGTCTCTAGGGCAGCTTGCTGCGTCCGCCTCGGTTGGGGACTATTTTCCGGAAAATGCCGGTGTCGGTAGCGGTTCCGCGGCAGCGGCCGtggcagcagctgcagccgccGCTAGTCGTATGTTAGGCCACGGATCGCCTATTGTGCCCCCCTCGGCATACTCGTCATTCCAAGAGTCGGCCCTTGCGGCGGCTGCAGCCGCTACCCAGCACCAGCTGCACTCGCACCACagtcagcagcaacagcaggcgCATATACAGCCCCAGCAGGTAGCAGTTAACAATAGCTTGTTTTCACCCCATTTTGCCACCAGCTCGCCGTATCCGTCGATGCAGGTTGGTAGCAGCGGTAGCAGTAGCATTAGCGCTTACGAAACTAGCACCGCTGCACGGTCGTGTGCGCTTCCGTCGCCAACGATCTATCCGCCGACGCCACCACCGTCGGCTCCATGGATTCATCCTTGGTACGGTGGTGATACGTTTTAG
- the LOC128731245 gene encoding uncharacterized protein LOC128731245, whose product MSSTAPVTVKQERHDEAEINEMAAKIVEAHKQQSAKAAAAAVQQPQAAPARPTAVGTLTANGVTPGQANILNYLTRKPTTNLPANATNLAMAATSGGVTAPTIALPLGSGQSVASNGSGKAYDGGGSDLNGSGEKKVNDDESHKGRFGWEVFPGKVHIPFILRQQERYCAVRMVEMKLLNKYLNYLHQDIYTCTCVRSYYITEAECKLLNEINQKQCDMHFGRELFTLKDLVVRVSDAYKFYQFLDVCYKKLLTGCSTPNEKCGFIRINKESVVPYTVRDYQKMVPLFYFEGETDNLKLKADNLSGWDLSYLKFCCKVQGIRNELFASDSVAVISLTDIKGYFPPGTDFEDYWPSKVVDSQLLSGPKTNTVHWTRQPAQPPPKAPAMMNNAPTRKATNNVYQTLQTQQNLAKTNNQMNTITAAVQALTQNWNMVSQNHPNLLAAQQEQLLRLSQAQQAAQAQAQIRNIQNMHSMQQYNSYLTNAMSLTPRSSQNQPVPPPLVRSAQVQAHLSSGGVGASSALRSTPSASSSGGGNTLPNLNPALSIFATSSNPNGTVNLSRLNQQQISELTMASGSGLTGNGGTSSGTGKTNASRHVTNAAHAAAVARPPSSGVDGFSLGRNVTITPTGGAGGGSKRSAASTLDELATGMHIAASMAGYSGYGAGNSSSSSSKQASVAYPKNPISITAVPVGSPTRASPKGGQARQPPPALIPVGGTGELLDRFATNGVDLLAHLQTRLSKDLEIINERLLGPDRNRGGDNPVAGDLPARERNGNSSSNSSSRHLPSYREGTGSSSTSTTTGSGAVASSVIVHDKSRSNGGRIDYPRNHSVITSTNGAIGGGGDELVASFTARGVDGSSHYLNALIAARLSEVIDLSSTPRSNITGASLPQHLAVAQQAAAVAVAQQQQLSVSSGKRSASGSTGLSGSRSSAISSSSSGAGGSGNGTGAASNSYRNANAAVLQQLQQQHQQQQAQQQQQQQQQVQHQQHAAATAAAAAAINSLAESRHGSNVIVLPEMNISVTQFKPYEVVKRPVENKIIYCVNKTPYRTTEYLMTLFDLKDVFFPYISLEVCRRVLNALDINIFIGNSLQYQVLMEAGRTNVDKMPMVQVSDVVTFMPQLQYMIRSSNLNQETQANKRARIS is encoded by the exons ATGTCATCCACAGCACCGGTAACGGTGAAACAGGAGCGGCACGATGAGGCCGAAATTAATGAAATGGCGGCAAAGATAGTGGAGGCACACAAGCAACAATCGgccaaagcagcagcagcggccgTCCAACAACCGCAGGCAGCTCCAGCCCGTCCAACGGCGGTGGGCACGCTAACGGCCAACGGTGTCACACCCGGCCAAGCAAACATACTGAACTATCTAACGCGCAAACCAACCACAAACCTGCCAGCAAACGCCACCAACCTAGCGATGGCAGCGACGAGCGGTGGTGTCACGGCCCCAACGATAGCACTCCCGCTCGGAAGTGGCCAAAGTGTGGCCTCAAATGGAAGCGGCAAAGCGTACGATGGTGGCGGATCGGACCTGAACGGAAGCGGCGAGAAGAAGGTgaacgacgacgaaagccaCAAGGGCCGGTTTGGGTGGGAAGTGTTCCCGGGAAAGGTGCACATCCCGTTCATCCTGCGCCAGCAGGAGCGCTACTGTGCGGTGCGCATGGTCGAGATGAAGCTGCTGAACAAGTACCTCAACTATCTGCACCAGGACATCTACACGTGCACGTGCGTGCGATCGTACTACATCACCGAGGCGGAGTGCAAGCTGTTGAACGAGATCAACCAGAAGCAGTGCGACATGCACTTTGGACGGGAACTGTTCACGCTGAAGGACCTGGTCGTGCGCGTGTCCGACGCGTACAAGTTCTACCAGTTTCTGGACGTGTGCTACAAGAAGCTGCTGACCGGGTGCAGCACACCGAACGAGAAGTGTGGCTTCATCCGCATCAACAAGGAGTCCGTCGTGCCGTACACCGTGCGGGACTACCAGAAGATGGTGCCGCTGTTCTACTTCGAGGGTGAAACCGACAACCTCAAGCTGAAGGCGGACAACCTGTCCGGGTGGGACCTATCGTATCTTAAGTTTTGCTGCAAGGTGCAGGGCATCCGGAACGAGCTGTTTGCCAGCGATTCGGTGGCGGTTATCAGCCTGACCGACATCAAGGGTTACTTTCCGCCCGGGACGGACTTTGAGGATTACTGGCCAAGCAAGGTGGTCGATTCGCAGCTGCTTTCGGGGCCGAAAACTAACACCGTCCACTGGACGCGACAGCCGGctcaaccaccaccgaaagcTCCCGCTATGATGAATAATGCACCCACGCGGAAGGCGACGAACAACGTTTATCAGACGCTGCAAACGCAACAGAATCTTGCCAAAACGAACAACCAAATGAACACCATTACCGCTGCGGTACAG gcTCTCACACAAAACTGGAACATGGTGTCGCAGAACCATCCCAATCTGCTTGCCGCCCAGCAGGAACAACTGTTGCGGCTTAGCCAGGCACAACAG GCGGCGCAAGCACAGGCGCAGATCCGCAACATCCAGAACATGCACTCGATGCAGCAGTACAACTCTTACCTGACCAACGCCATGTCGTTGACGCCCCGGTCGTCACAAAACCAACCGGTACCGCCGCCCCTGGTCCGGTCGGCCCAGGTACAAGCGCATCT GTCGAGTGGTGGCGTTGGTGCGTCCTCAGCCTTGCGCTCGACTCCGAGCGCCAGTAGTAGTGGCGGTGGCAATACCTTACCGAACCTAAATCCTGCCTTGTCAATATTCGCAACCTCCAGCAATCCCAACGGAACGGTCAATTTGTCCCGCCTGAACCAACAGCAGATAAGCGAGCTTACGATGGCCAGCGGGTCCGGATTAACGGGCAACGGTGGCACCAGCTCTGGTACCGGAAAGACGAATGCCTCCCGACATGTGACCAATGCAGCCcatgcagctgctgttgcccGACCACCGAGCAGCGGTGTTGATGGATTTTCGCTGGGACGGAACGTAACCATCACGCCAACAGGAGGAGCAGGAGGAGGAAGCAAGAGAAGCGCAGCAAGTACCTTGGACGAGCTTGCGACCGGAATGCATATTGCAGCGTCGATGGCAGGTTACAGCGGTTACGGGGcaggcaacagcagcagcagcagcagcaagcaggCATCGGTAGCGTATCCGAAGAATCCGATCTCTATCACGGCCGTACCGGTTGGTTCACCGACACGTGCCTCCCCGAAGGGTGGTCAGGCAAGGCAACCGCCACCGGCGTTGATACCGGTGGGTGGCACTGGCGAGCTGTTGGATCGGTTCGCTACCAACGGTGTCGATTTGCTGGCGCACCTGCAGACGCGGCTTAGCAAAGATTTAGAGATCATAAACGAGCGTTTGCTCGGTCCGGATCGCAACCGTGGCGGTGACAATCCGGTGGCCGGTGATCTGCCGGCTCGCGAGCGAaatggcaacagcagcagcaacagcagcagtagacACTTACCATCGTACCGGGAaggcaccggcagcagcagcaccagcaccaccaccggctctGGTGCGGTAGCTTCTAGCGTAATTGTGCACGATAAAAGTAGATCGAACGGTGGAAGGATCGATTATCCTCGAAATCACAGTGTTATAACCAGTACCAATGGTGCGattggcggtggtggcgatgaGCTTGTTGCAAGCTTTACCGCTAGAGGTGTTGATGGAAGCTCGCACTATCTAAACGCGCTTATCGCCGCGAGACTATCGGAAGTAATCGATCTATCTTCTACCCCAAGGTCCAACATAACGGGTGCCTCGTTGCCCCAGCATTTAGCGGTCGCGCAACAGGCCGCTGCCGTAGCGGTcgcacagcagcaacagctgtCCGTGTCGTCGGGCAAGCGGTCGGCTTCCGGTTCGACGGGACTGTCCGGGAGTCGCTCGAGCGCGATCAGTAGCTCCTCCAGCGGTGCCGGCGGAAGTGGGAACGGGACCGGTGCCGCATCAAACAGTTACCGCAACGCGAACGCTGccgtgctgcagcagctccagcagcagcatcaacagcagcaggctcagcagcaacagcagcagcagcagcaggtgcagcatcaacagcacgCGGCAGCAACGGCTGCGGCGGCGGCTGCAATCAACAGTTTAGCGGAATCGCGCCATGGCAGTAACGTGATCGTGTTGCCGGAGATGAACATTAGCGTGACGCAGTTTAAGCCGTACGAGGTGGTGAAGCGACCGGTCGAGAACAAGATCATCTACTGCGTGAACAAGACGCCGTACCGGACGACCGAATATCTAATGACGCTGTTCGACCTGAAGGATGTCTTTTTCCCGTACATTAGTCTGGAAGTTTGTCGGCGCGTGCTAAACGCGTTGGACATTAACATTTTCATCGGCAATAG CTTGCAGTATCAGGTGCTGATGGAAGCTGGTCGCACGAATGTCGACAAAATGCCGATGGTGCAGGTGTCGGATGTGGTCACATTTATGCCCCAGCTGCAGTACATGATCCGGAGCAGCAATCTGAACCAGGAAACGCAGGCCAACAAGCGGGCCCGTATCAGCTAG